One Ranitomeya imitator isolate aRanImi1 chromosome 1, aRanImi1.pri, whole genome shotgun sequence DNA window includes the following coding sequences:
- the SERPIND1 gene encoding heparin cofactor 2, translated as MGLLHLATSFLLISTALCGVKDLTEHFAKSDGADSLRARGLPSQSELNLQDETVTNDLIPEGEDDEDYLDFDKIFGEDEDYSEIIDAIPEIKDDDKTQGNIYELFHGKTRIQRLSIINAKFGFNLYRAIRENTNATDNVLLAPVGVSTAMATISMGTQGQTQTEIFSTLGFREFINASTKYDKTTIHAVFRKLTHRLFRRDFGYTLRSVNDIYIRKDFPISKDFQDNLKNFYYAEAQVGDFEEKAFLHKVNQRIQKLTKGLIKEALANLNPNILMLLINCIYFKGTWENKFPLQQTYSANFRVSDKEVVKVPMMKLKGSFLVALDSELDCDVLQLPYVGNISMLIVVPHKLSGMKLLEKQLSPHLIERWQKSMNNRTREVHLPRFKLEKNYNLRDALSNMGVKDLFTSRADFSGITDEDINIGLFQQQGSITVNEEGTQAGMVTVVGFTPLSIQTRFIADRPFLFLIYEHRTDCLIFFGKVANPTKS; from the exons ATGGGCCTTCTGCATCTTGCCACAAGCTTCTTGCTTATTTCTACAGCATTATGTGGTGTCAAAGACTTGACTGAGCATTTTGCTAAAAGCGATGGGGCGGATTCTTTGAGAGCACGGGGTCTTCCTTCACAAAGTGAATTGAATTTACAAGACGAAACCGTGACCAATGATCTCATACCGGAAGGAGAAGATGATGAGGACTACCTAGACTTCGATAAAATATTTGGTGAAGACGAAGACTACTCAGAAATCATCGATGCTATTCCGGAAATCAAAGATGATGACAAAACCCAAGGAAACATATATGAACTATTCCATGGGAAAACTAGAATTCAGAGGCTTAGCATTATAAATGCAAAGTTCGGCTTTAATCTTTACCGTGCCATTAGAGAGAATACAAACGCAACAGATAATGTCTTGTTGGCACCAGTCGGGGTGTCCACAGCGATGGCTACAATATCGATGGGAACGCAAGGGCAGACTCAGACTGAAATTTTCTCCACGTTAGGCTTTAGAGAATTTATCAATGCCAGCACCAAGTATGACAAAACCACTATTCACGCAGTATTCCGGAAATTAACCCACAGACTGTTTCGAAGAGACTTTGGCTATACCTTAAGATCGGTCAATGACATTTACATACGGAAAGATTTCCCTATCAGTAAGGACTTCCAGGACAACCTAAAAAACTTTTACTATGCGGAGGCTCAAGTTGGCGATTTTGAAGAAAAGGCTTTTCTCCACAAGGTTAACCAGCGAATTCAGAAGCTCACCAAAGGGCTCATAAAGGAGGCATTAGCCAACCTCAACCCCAATATCCTAATGTTACTCATCAACTGCATCTATTTCAAAG GGACATGGGAGAACAAGTTTCCGCTACAGCAAACCTACAGTGCAAATTTCCGTGTTAGTGATAAAGAAGTGGTAAAAGTTCCAATGATGAAGCTCAAAGGAAGCTTTCTGGTGGCTTTGGATTCAGAATTGGATTGTGACGTTCTGCAGTTGCCTTACGTTGGTAATATAAGTATGCTGATAGTGGTGCCACACAAACTATCAGGTATGAAGCTCCTGGAGAAGCAACTCAGTCCACATTTGATAGAAAGATGGCAGAAGAGCATGAATAACAG GACAAGAGAAGTTCATCTGCCACGTTTCAAGTTGGAAAAGAACTACAATTTGAGGGATGCACTGAGCAATATGGGAGTGAAGGACCTGTTCACAAGTAGAGCAGATTTTTCAGGCATTACAGACGAAGACATCAATATCGGCCTG TTTCAGCAACAAGGCAGCATCACAGTGAATGAAGAAGGCACGCAGGCCGGAATGGTGACCGTGGTGGGATTCACACCGTTATCCATCCAGACGCGCTTCATCGCGGACCGCCCTTTCCTGTTTCTCATATATGAACACCGCACAGATTGCCTCATCTTTTTTGGAAAAGTTGCCAATCCTACCAAATCATGA